One window of Phycisphaeraceae bacterium genomic DNA carries:
- a CDS encoding amidohydrolase, which yields MTRSHDHITRREAISVAAVAATGLLTGGCTVTRPTASGIDSLVPDLIVHNARITTMQRPGHEVRALAVDAGQFVAAGDDKEVLALKGPQTRVIDAGGRRLIPGLNDSHVHIIRGGLNYNLELRWDGVPSLADAMRLLREQVARTPQGQWVRVVGGFAELQFTERRLPTLDELNAAAPDTPVFILHLYDRALLNRAALRAVGYGKDTPDPPGGIIERDRDGNPTGLLVADPNAWILYKTLSLGPKLPPEHQMNSTRHFMRELNRLGVTSVCDAGGGFQNYPDDYAVINELHNRGEMTVRIAYNLFTQRPQKEREDFAAWAANNRMYQGDELLRLNGAGEMLVYSAADFEDFIVARPDMPGSMEEELEAVVGLLARNKWAFRLHATYDETITRALDVFERVNREAPISDLRWFFDHCETISDRNIERVKALGGGIAVQHRMAFQGEYFIQRYGKQAAERTPPVRRMLEMGVPVGAGTDATRVASYNPWTSLSWLVTGRTVGGTAMYPDSNLLSREEALRLYTGGSAWFSREEARKGRIAPGQLADFTLLSDDYFSVPAHQIRGIESVLTVMGGRVVHAAGAFTPHAPTPIPVLPEWSPVGKFGGHWRVAAGASLPPLPVCCPHGLTTAPLGRDALGGGAGCSCWAF from the coding sequence ATGACGCGCTCACACGACCACATCACCAGACGCGAAGCAATCAGCGTGGCGGCCGTCGCCGCGACGGGTCTGCTTACCGGAGGATGCACCGTGACACGCCCCACAGCAAGCGGCATCGACTCCTTGGTCCCAGATCTCATCGTCCACAACGCTCGCATCACAACGATGCAGAGGCCCGGGCATGAGGTGCGTGCGCTGGCCGTCGACGCCGGACAGTTCGTCGCCGCCGGTGATGACAAGGAAGTTCTCGCCCTGAAGGGGCCTCAGACCCGCGTCATCGACGCTGGCGGCCGTCGTCTGATCCCCGGGCTCAACGACTCGCACGTGCACATCATCCGCGGCGGGCTCAACTACAACCTGGAACTCCGCTGGGATGGTGTCCCATCCCTTGCAGACGCTATGCGCCTGCTGCGCGAACAGGTCGCCCGCACGCCACAGGGACAGTGGGTCCGCGTCGTCGGCGGCTTCGCCGAACTCCAGTTCACCGAGCGCCGTCTGCCCACGCTCGATGAACTCAATGCCGCCGCACCCGACACGCCCGTGTTCATCCTCCACCTCTACGATCGGGCCTTGCTGAACCGCGCAGCACTGCGGGCCGTCGGCTACGGCAAAGACACTCCGGATCCCCCCGGCGGCATCATCGAGCGCGATCGCGACGGCAACCCCACCGGTCTGCTGGTTGCTGACCCGAACGCTTGGATTCTCTACAAGACGCTCTCTCTCGGGCCAAAGCTCCCGCCCGAACACCAGATGAACTCGACCCGGCACTTCATGCGGGAGCTGAATCGCTTGGGCGTTACCAGCGTGTGCGACGCGGGCGGCGGCTTCCAGAACTACCCAGATGACTATGCCGTCATCAACGAGCTGCACAATCGCGGCGAGATGACCGTGCGCATTGCGTACAACCTCTTCACCCAGCGCCCGCAGAAGGAGCGCGAGGACTTCGCCGCGTGGGCCGCGAACAACCGCATGTACCAGGGCGACGAACTGCTCCGCCTCAACGGCGCGGGAGAGATGCTCGTCTACTCCGCGGCGGACTTCGAAGACTTCATAGTCGCTCGCCCCGACATGCCTGGTTCAATGGAGGAAGAGCTCGAAGCCGTAGTCGGCCTGCTGGCACGCAACAAGTGGGCCTTCCGCCTGCACGCCACCTACGACGAGACCATCACACGCGCACTCGATGTCTTCGAGCGAGTGAACCGCGAGGCGCCGATCTCCGACCTGCGCTGGTTTTTCGACCATTGCGAGACCATCAGCGACCGCAACATCGAGCGTGTGAAAGCCCTCGGAGGCGGTATCGCTGTCCAGCACCGCATGGCCTTCCAAGGCGAGTACTTCATCCAGCGCTACGGCAAGCAGGCCGCGGAACGCACGCCGCCCGTGCGGCGAATGCTCGAGATGGGCGTTCCCGTCGGCGCAGGAACCGACGCGACCCGCGTCGCCAGCTACAACCCCTGGACCAGCCTCTCGTGGCTGGTCACAGGCCGGACAGTCGGCGGCACGGCCATGTATCCGGACTCCAATCTCCTCAGCCGTGAAGAAGCCCTCCGGCTCTACACGGGCGGCAGCGCGTGGTTCAGCCGCGAAGAAGCCCGGAAGGGCCGGATCGCTCCCGGACAGCTTGCCGATTTCACCCTCTTGAGTGACGACTACTTCTCCGTGCCGGCACATCAGATCCGTGGCATCGAGAGCGTGCTCACGGTGATGGGCGGCCGGGTTGTCCACGCCGCGGGCGCCTTCACGCCACACGCACCGACTCCGATACCCGTGCTGCCGGAATGGTCACCTGTCGGGAAGTTCGGCGGGCACTGGCGCGTCGCCGCGGGAGCATCGCTGCCACCCTTGCCCGTGTGCTGTCCTCACGGGCTGACCACCGCCCCCCTTGGTCGCGATGCACTGGGCGGCGGCGCGGGATGCTCCTGCTGGGCTTTCTGA
- a CDS encoding antibiotic biosynthesis monooxygenase has protein sequence MSNASEIPTSPDSPALRFLRTDATDPPVTVIRDIRVRPGAEGRFELLMGALIAEATSQPGHLGATVLRPVGGVDGVDRGAYRFVYKFDKRSNLLAWHSSKTRAELFAPIAELVRSDRFEEYPGLETWFDLPPDFAPPKWKTTLMSWAAIYVLVVALSYIMQKLGVKLPIPLAALVLTGIIVPLVAYVVGPLLGRVLRGWLHAGPTI, from the coding sequence GTGTCGAACGCTTCGGAGATCCCAACCTCACCCGATTCGCCTGCGCTCCGGTTCCTCCGCACCGACGCGACCGATCCTCCGGTGACAGTTATCCGGGACATACGCGTGCGCCCCGGGGCGGAGGGTCGATTCGAACTGCTGATGGGTGCGCTCATCGCCGAGGCGACCAGTCAGCCCGGACACCTTGGTGCGACTGTCCTGCGACCGGTCGGTGGTGTCGATGGCGTTGACCGCGGCGCGTATCGATTCGTCTACAAGTTCGACAAGCGTTCCAACCTCCTCGCGTGGCACTCGTCAAAGACGCGGGCAGAGCTCTTCGCACCGATTGCCGAGCTGGTCAGGAGTGATCGATTCGAGGAGTATCCTGGGCTCGAGACGTGGTTCGATCTCCCGCCGGACTTCGCGCCCCCGAAATGGAAGACCACGCTCATGTCGTGGGCGGCAATCTACGTGCTCGTCGTCGCGCTCTCGTACATCATGCAGAAGCTGGGAGTGAAGCTGCCGATCCCCCTCGCGGCCCTCGTTCTGACCGGGATCATCGTGCCGCTCGTCGCATATGTCGTCGGCCCCTTGCTCGGCAGAGTGCTGCGGGGATGGCTTCACGCGGGACCGACGATCTAA
- a CDS encoding hydrolase: MSSASNRPKLSEKGLLTPNNCVVAMIDLQPQMLFGVGMSGEFDRQSIINRNVALCKAARVFGVPTVLSTVESKSFSGNTWPQVIAALGGQEPIERTSMNSWDDANFVKAIQDAGGGGRKKIVLTGLWTETCVALPTIQAIHDGYEVFIVEDCCGDISQLAHDNAMKRCIQAGARPVTALSVMLEWQRDWAHRGTYDAVMDIAKSHFGAYGIGVEYAYTMVHKAPPTTYPEYKVPAAGGH, from the coding sequence ATGTCATCCGCTTCCAACCGTCCCAAGCTCTCCGAGAAGGGCCTCCTTACCCCCAACAACTGCGTCGTGGCCATGATCGATCTGCAGCCGCAGATGCTCTTCGGCGTGGGGATGAGCGGCGAGTTCGACCGCCAGAGCATCATCAACCGCAATGTCGCACTCTGCAAGGCAGCCCGGGTCTTCGGCGTGCCGACGGTTCTCTCAACCGTGGAGTCCAAGTCGTTCAGCGGCAACACCTGGCCACAGGTGATCGCCGCCCTGGGCGGTCAGGAGCCAATTGAACGCACCTCAATGAACTCCTGGGACGACGCTAACTTCGTGAAGGCAATTCAGGACGCTGGGGGAGGCGGCCGCAAGAAGATCGTTCTCACTGGTCTCTGGACCGAGACCTGCGTCGCGCTCCCCACGATTCAGGCCATCCACGACGGATACGAAGTCTTCATCGTCGAGGACTGCTGCGGCGATATCAGCCAGCTCGCCCACGACAACGCGATGAAGCGGTGTATCCAGGCGGGCGCAAGGCCCGTCACCGCGCTCTCGGTCATGCTCGAGTGGCAACGCGACTGGGCGCACCGCGGCACATACGACGCAGTCATGGATATCGCCAAATCACACTTCGGTGCCTATGGCATCGGCGTGGAGTATGCCTACACGATGGTCCACAAGGCACCGCCCACGACGTATCCCGAGTACAAGGTGCCGGCAGCCGGCGGGCACTAA